The region AAACAAGCTAACCCGttatcacaatcaaatggaTATTAGCGAAAAAGCTTACTCTCTCGCAAGTGCTCGACATGTAAGCAATTTGGGCATGATAAGCGTTCATGTGGACAAAACTCTCGTGGTGGCGACATCCGTACGAAGTAGAAGAGTGTctagaacttgattttttttttttagtctattgtaatttaatgatgtatttcattgctaatggaatgaaattttttttcaattattatgaacctctcgtattggatgaattatttttaaatattatatttatttttgcacattcaaAATGTGCGGATtacacaacaataacaaaaaaaaaagacataaaagaatccgcaccctataaaatatggcacttaaacctaaatataacaagttttcGGATGTACTTCGGAtttttacaacccctaaaacgacaatccaaatgtatatgtatacttgatgtaatgagtcgatattattgtacactaaaaaaaatattaaggtatataaaatatttatattccggtgttttgaaacACGACTAATCTTCGATCAAAGAGTACGCAAAAACCTTAATTTTTGAGTTTgataagagaaaaataaaggttGGGTCGGGTTTTAGGTAAGGGTTTTTCACGCAGACATTGCGTGAAAGGACAAAATGTAAATGTACGGAGTTTGGCCCTTCACGCGCGAAGTATCGTGCGTGAAaacaggtttttttttttttttaatgggttagtttggttccaaattttttcGAGTTATGCCGGACTCCTTGCCAACGTTGACTGTGATTCACTTTCCTTTACTATTCATAGGGTTTTGATTACAAGTTGGCTACTATATATTGTTGACGTATGTTATGTAAATGCATGAATTTGTCAACGGACCCTATGCTAATGACTAAATTAAAGATTATGGTTTTTGTAGGGATGACGTAAGTTGTTTAACAttgatcttattttttttgactaTTCATAATTGCATGACTACTAAGGAAAAGTAAAGTGATTAGCTTGCAATAATAAGGCAAACTTCCAACTGTAGACAGCtataaggaaagaaagaaacagtCGTTATGCATATTTTGCCACTTGTGCGTGGACATGGTCACCTTAAAATCGAATCTTTTTTGGGTAAGGAGCATTTTGTTTCTACAATGAAATTGGCTAATACAACCTGGATTAACGAGACCTAAAATGGATAACGAACAGcgggtaaaaacaaaaaagaaaaatttggtGTGGACATAGTCATTTCTTgaaaatacaaattaattaaatcaaataaTCACTTTTACCAAGTGTATTCgatatttacaaaaaataaaaataaaaaataaaaaattatccaCCCTCCCATGAAACATGTAACAACTAATTGAAGAACTAACTCATCAACTAAATTTGTATAGCTTTGTTCAAGTCTTCCAAGTCCTACTGTTGGCGGAACTCGTTTAAGTTTAGTTGGCGGCAAGTACCATGATTTCTTAGCTGGATGAGGACTTTCCACCTCATCCTCGCCCAAATCAAAACCTGGCCATTCTGAGCACGACCGGAATATTCAAGTCAAAGCCGCCACGCTGGCTGCTCGTAGACACACCGCTAGATGACGATGACGTCTTTCCCTAAACCAGTGACGCCTCTTATGACGCAGCCCCAGAAGCTTGTGTCCAGTTAAAAAGATCTTGTGGCATATGGAACACTCGTGAGTCCTTCCGCTAACGTTGTTAGCTGACGTGGCACTAGTCGTAGTTGTAACGGAGTGTTCGTTGACTTCACCCTTAACGAGTTGTTTAGTACGATGACTAGCTTTGTGTCCTCCTAAAGCTTGATAAGAACCAAAAGACTTACCACACTGAACACTTGCAAATTCTTTGATATAACGGGTGTCGTTGAATTGGTTTGTAAAATTATTATTACCTTCGTGCTAGCATGAGAGAAGACAAAAAGCTAAGGATTCTTCTTCATTTATTGGATGTTATTTCCATGATACTACGAAAGTCGTTTTGATCTCTTGCCCTTGAGTCAAGACTCAAGGTAATTTTGGTACTTGTAGTTTCAAATTTAAATGATGGTGGAGTTGTGGTAGTTGGAAGTTCAAAGCTTCAAGTGCCATTGCTAGCGGCTGGTTTTcttgaaagaaacaaagatGTAAAAAATTGTGGAACTCAAAAGTAGTGAAGTAAATTAAGAATCTATGAATGGAGAGAAGAGAAGATTTTTGAAAGCTTGGTGGTGAAGTTGTTAGTGGAGTTGTATATAAAGGGGGTGTGGTGAGAAAAGGAGGAAGTTGCGGGACAAGGAGTAGGAAGGTCGTATTAGGTGGTCGCTTAAGTACTTGATAAAGATAAGGGAAGAAGAGTGGAACACGTTTGAGAAAGAGATTGCTTGAGGGCCACATGgaacttattttcaaaattactcATTCGGTGTCCCATACCCTTTAGGGTCGGATAATGAGCATTTGGATACCGATTTGTTTTTTTAGAGCATAGTGATTTTTTTCGAACATAAGTACATTTTAGATAATTAAATTGAACGACAAATTCGGCATTTACTTATTTTAAGCGAATGAGCTTTAAAAATTTGGcgttaaatattaaaaaaaagtgaaaatagcttataacTGACTTATAAGCCAACCCAAATGGACTCAATATTAGGATTGGCATTCAGGGCTGTTTTTGGGACAAACGGCACTTCAGCACAAAAGATTATTGACAAAATTCGAatccaaaacttttaattaGGGTGAAGAGATCTCCGACCACCCCATCACAAACCCACTTTAGTTGGGCCAAGTGGTGACTGAATTAAGTCTCAAGAAGGGCGGCAACAAGCCTACAAGCTAGGATGAAGGGATTGGGGCCGGTTGCCCAAGCGAGTATTTTTAtggtaaaatttctcaaatgactaccttattgtagcttcctaccatttgtagctttccactttttaatattaccattcgTAGCTAAAAATCATCGATTTGTGTATGTTTCGCATGTATTTGTTGGACAAATACGCTTAGGCATGCGGTAAAAATAAGGAACAGGCTTTATTTTTGGCTATAACGGTGGtggtattaaatgagaaattaagatattttttaccttctttcaccagaaatctcctgtaatattcTCTTTCCTTACAGCGTTTCTCTCTTCCATGCATTCTTGACATTCAaacgtaaaaattcaaatttcaaattaaatcttccaactttgaaaatacattgacaaaacaaacgatcaatcaacaaccaatgtatttgaagttttcaatattgatttcgttttttatttaccgatgtatttgatagcataactaatgtatttgacgtttccaatcaaactccatgtattttatattaaatatcatgtatttgtgtgagaacaatttgcatcaccattatttagtggtaatgtatttgaagtcttcaatattgatttaagtttttatttacccatgtatttgatagcataactaatgtatttgaagtttccaatcaaaccccatgtattttaaattaaatctcatatatttgtgtgagtaacaacttgcatcacccatgtatttgatgggattaatttgaacaaaatacataaatatatagaaacttACCATGTATTTGTACCCGTGTATTTAAAACTAGATGAgtatggaattaatttgaacaaaatacacaaatatatagaaaaacttacaaaaatacaccaccaaccacaacaattggtagttatatcatagaacatacacaaatacatatattttttagtCTTCTCAAAACCtaaaaaactttctctctccctctctcgtGCGCCGCCATAACCACCACCTTGGCACGAAGCAAAATAATCACTTCCaccaagttgattttgtggaagaataataacacaaatagcgaaaatttcacgaaacaaaggagatgggaTAGAGCATTAGGTACTTTAAAGaacctcttttttctttttttggaaaaaaagaagaagaatacgACGAATCTTAACTTGATTGGTGaatggaagtgaaatttttgcGAGAGGgtgaagagaggaagaagacgatcataaaaggtaagaagttatgaaaaaggagagagaatggtaatgtatattaagtgattaatattgttaacATTAAAAGGGGATATGGGATTTGGAGTGctaatttttaggtgtatttgtgaaatggtaattcaaaaattactgtgtagctataatagttaaattagaaaaatatttagttattattagtaattaaaataaaaggtagttattaccactaattatgtattagaagtaGCTATAACGCGTAAAAATTCCTATTTTTATTAGTGCAAAAAGGCCGGGGAATATGCCTAATGCATGTGGTGTAGACTATGGACTCCTTCAAAAGTCAAAATATCTCTCCTCAcaagatataaaaaaaattatttcctccgTCTCATAATAAATGTCACCttaatcaaatttttttatcccataataagtgtcattttagaaaatcaagacataaattgattagtttttttcaattctacccttagacaataaagtaacatctaaatgatgattggaaagccacatagtaacttggcATTGTTGGATTTCAATGTCAAAAGATTTATTTTTGGGCATGCTCTAATtaaaaggtaaaagtaatttatttttattatataggggtaatttgataaactcaacattgcattattggtttcttaatatgcgtgtttttagctaaggtgacacttttttatgggacagagggagtacttaaATAGTTTATGTGGGAaaggcggggggggggggggggggttagtcTCCTCTTCTCATCTTCTCTTTATTTAGTACTCTCTCTGTTCTAAAAAGAGTAACACTTTTcgtttttcgagagtcaaatttttaattttaatcatGCATTTGAAcataaaatctttaatttttttgagataaaatttatatatttgaaaattacgtaaaaagtactaataagtcaccataattaataatttaaaatatttaaaagacatattaCAAAATTACAGTCAAAGTACAACTCGTTTGACTACcaaaaagcgaaaagtgtcaatctttttgggacggagggagtaatagtaTTAGTAGTATTCGCgtagtattttatttttcaattttcaataGTATATGTTgctttatttgttttgtttatctTCCTATTTTGTTGtcgttattttcttttcaaccATGTTTTGATTACACTTCTTTTGAGCTAAGGGCCTATCGGAAATAACCTCACTAATCGACAAAGGTAGGATAAGGTTTGCCTACATCCTACTCTCCCCAGGTTCTCCTTATGGAATTACACcggttatgttgttgttgttgttagtttaTTTGACCAAGTTTTTGGAAATTCAATGGTATTtcttttatatacaaaaatacttGTTTTAGAGAGTTAAAAGTGTTTTAGCTAATTTTTGAGAACAAAATTATCTTTTTTGGGGTTGTAGAAAAATTAATTACAAAGCTAAAAGAATAATTTTCCCCAGaagcatttttaaaattttggcaaaatatAAATTGGTGGtctaatattgtaaaaatatttttcatattgaTTAATCAATCATAAATTGCTATtctccaaatatatataatgatgtgattatataaatatatatgtacattattagtGCATAAAAATTAGAGTCAACTGAAAACTATAAAACCTTTTAAGTTCTACCGCATCCATAATCCAACAGTAGTAATCAGTGTTATTTCGCACTATTTGACCTAAATCTTGTCTGACTTTATCAGCAGCCAGCAGCCGTGCTAACAACTTGCCAACGTTGACTGTGTTTCCCTTTCCTTATACTCTTCATAGGGTTTTATTACAAGTTGGCTACTATAAATTGTAGACGTATGTAAATGCATGAATTTGTCAATGGACCCTATGTTAATGActaattaaattaaagataaTGGTTCTTGTAGGGATGACGTAAGTTGTTTAACATTGTTATTATCTTTTTAACTATTCATTATTGCATGACTACCAAGGAAAGTTAAAATGATTAGCTAGCAATTATAAGGCAAACTTCCCACCGTAGACAGctataagaaaaagaaagaaagaaacattcGTTATGCACATTTTGCCACTTGGGAGATGGTCACCTTAAAATCTAATCTTTTTTGGTAAGGAACATTTTGTTTCTAAAATGAAATTGGCTAACACGAACCTGGATTAACGGAACCTAAAATGGATAACGAATACcgggtaaaaacaaaaaacaaaaaagaaaaattaagtgTGAACAtagtcatgccttgaaaatataaattaaatcaattaaataatcaaataaccACTTTTACCAAGTGTACTcgatatttacaaaaaaaataaaaaataaaaaataaataaattatccaCCCTCCCATGAATCATGTAACAACTAATTGAAGAACTAACTCATCAACTAAATTTGTATAGTTTTGTTCAAGTCTTCAAGTCCTACTGTTGTTGGAATAATTCAAGTTTAGTTGGCAGCAAGTGTCGTGATTTCTTAGCTGGATGAGGACTTTCCACCTCCTCCTCGCCTGAGCCAAAACCCGGCCAAAATTCTGGCAAAGCCGGAATATTCAAGTCAAAGCCGCCACGCTGGCTGCTCGTGGACCCCACACCGCTCGATGACGATGACGTCACCTTCCCCTCGTAGTGACACCTTTTATGACCACCCAAAGCTTGTCCAGTTGGAAAAGTCTTGTGACAAATGGAACACTCGTGAGTCTTTCCGCTAACGTTGTTAGCTGACGTGGCACTGGTCGTGGTTGTAACGGCGTTTTCGTTGACTTTATCTCCGTTAAGGAGTAGTTTAGTACGGTGACTAGCTTTGTGTCCTCCTAAAGCTTGATAAGAACCAAAAGCCTTACCACACACTGAACACTTGTACAAATTGTTTGATATAACGGGTGTTATTGAATTTGTTGTAGTGGTAGTAAAATTATTATTACCGCTACGTGCGAGCATGAGAAGACAGAAAGCTAAGTATTCTTCTTCAGTTGGTTGTTGTTCCATGATGCTACGAGGTCGTTTTGATCTCTTGCCTTTTGTCCAAGATTCAAGGTAGCTTTGAGTAGTTTTCTCAAATTGAAATGAGGGTGGGGTTGTGGTAGTTGGAGAATTCAAAGCTTCAAGTGCCATTGCtagttgatttttcttgaaagaaacaaagatGTAAACAATTGTGAACTCAAAGTAGTGAGTAAATTAAGAATCTATGAatggagagaagagagaagatTTTTGAAAGCTTGGTGATTGAGTGAGTGAAGTGGTGATTTTGGATATATATAAAGGGTGGGGTGTGTGGGGAGAAATTAGAGAAGGAAGTTGCGAGACAAGGAGTAGGAAGGTAGTAATTAGGTGGTTGCTTAAGTAATGTAAAGAAAATGGAAGGTTAGTGGAGCACGTTTGAGAAAGAGATTATGTTGCTTGAGGGCCAAGTGGAACTTGTTAAGTATTAGTTGGTCGACTGAATTAAGTCTCAAGAAGGGCGGCTATACAAGCCTACAAGCTAGGATGAAGGGATTGGGGTCGGTTGCCTAAGCGAGTATTTTTATTAGTGAAGAGGGGGAATATGCCCAATGCAAGTGGATAGATTATAGATTCCTTCAAAAGTCAAAACATctctcaacaacaataacataataatataacctgtgtaattccacaagtgaAGTCTGCAAAGAATAAAGTGTACGCACATCTTATTCTTACCTCGTAGAGCTGTAGATAGGTTGTTCCCAATAAATCCTCGCCTTAAAtaaagcatatcaaagcaatttaaaaagaaaatacaatagTAAATCAGACATAGCAAATGGGGAAAGCATTACATAGCATTAAAAAAGAAACAGTAACATCAGAAATAATGCGACAATCGAAGTATATGAAACGACATGTAGTAACAGAAATCGAAGTCCAAGGAACTATGAgaaaaaacaagataaagaaaattagtaaataGTTTAGTTGACCTAGTTTTTGGGAAGTcaaaggtatttttttttaaaatgcctATTTCATAGAGTTAAAGTGTTTGACTAAACTTTCAGAacaaaataagtgcttttgagttatagaaaaaataattttcaaaccaaaaaagtacaatcatttttttccagaagcacttttaaatttttcaattatgtacaatcaagtataagaaattACATCCacatagccatatttttaatttacatccaCGTAGCCTCTTTTTCACAcgttatacaacattatacagcAATATGCAACTTTATATACCTATTGTagacaatgtatcaaccttgtataaaagtgtataataatattatttcaaacgacaaaaaaaaaagttaaaaaaaagaagaagaagaagaagagaaaactgaaaaaataaagaagcaaCGTCAAAGAAGAATACATTACATGTATTAATTACTGTGCAACCACATACAGGCAACGAATAACATCTAGCAGTTTGTATGGGTGGCCTAGCTCgggtaaaaaaataaatatgaacTAAAACAGGTAATTATTTCGCCTTAATTGGCATAGAGTAGAAAAATCCCAATATAAATTAGTACTCTAAAATTACAAAAAGTATTTTCATATtgattaatcaaacataaacgACCACTCTTCAAAAATAATTACcttataaaaaatgtataatgatctgaTTATATAATTAGTACATAAAAATTAGAGTCAATTGACAAACATAACCTACAGGATCCATTATTCCAACAGTGAAATTTCGCACTATTTgacttaaatcttgtttgactTTATCAGCAGCCAGCAGCCGTGCTAACA is a window of Lycium ferocissimum isolate CSIRO_LF1 chromosome 12, AGI_CSIRO_Lferr_CH_V1, whole genome shotgun sequence DNA encoding:
- the LOC132039801 gene encoding zinc finger protein ZAT10-like, yielding MALEALNSPTTTTPPSFQFEKTTQSYLESWTKGKRSKRPRSIMEQQPTEEEYLAFCLLMLARSGNNNFTTTTTNSITPVISNNLYKCSVCGKAFGSYQALGGHKASHRTKLLLNGDKVNENAVTTTTSATSANNVSGKTHECSICHKTFPTGQALGGHKRCHYEGKVTSSSSSGVGSTSSQRGGFDLNIPALPEFWPGFGSGEEEVESPHPAKKSRHLLPTKLELFQQQ